Proteins from one Candidatus Omnitrophota bacterium genomic window:
- a CDS encoding sugar phosphate isomerase/epimerase, producing NQDSIELINREFAKVKAAKRIHGPFLALAPASSDTRIRNLSKQRMLSGLRVCKALGCDNIVLHSHYDPVYHKKHKADWQKYADMTWADVEALSKELCITVNIENSEDDGPDAVFYLLDRYPSFKACFDLAHYTVFGLEPWKDILASYPNGSVNEAHISDNNTKEDQHLILGRGLVDIKGFLRQLRLAGNAVVTIEPHSKADMIKDIEYMRDFS from the coding sequence ACAACCAGGATAGCATAGAGCTCATAAACAGGGAATTCGCAAAGGTCAAGGCCGCAAAAAGGATACACGGCCCCTTTCTTGCCCTTGCCCCGGCAAGTTCTGATACGCGTATCCGTAATCTGTCAAAACAGCGTATGCTTTCCGGCCTGCGTGTATGTAAAGCGCTGGGATGCGACAATATTGTATTGCACAGCCACTATGATCCTGTTTATCACAAAAAGCATAAGGCTGATTGGCAAAAATACGCGGATATGACCTGGGCTGATGTGGAGGCTTTGAGCAAAGAACTTTGTATCACTGTCAATATTGAGAATTCGGAGGATGACGGCCCGGATGCCGTATTCTATCTTTTAGATAGGTACCCGTCTTTTAAGGCCTGTTTTGACCTTGCCCATTATACTGTATTTGGTTTAGAGCCCTGGAAAGATATCCTTGCCTCGTATCCTAATGGCTCTGTCAATGAAGCGCACATATCGGACAATAATACAAAGGAAGACCAGCATCTTATTTTAGGACGCGGGCTTGTTGATATCAAAGGTTTTTTACGGCAGCTGCGCCTTGCCGGCAATGCCGTCGTTACCATTGAGCCTCATTCAAAGGCGGATATGATAAAAGATATAGAATACATGAGAGATTTTTCTTGA
- a CDS encoding exosortase system-associated protein, TIGR04073 family — translation MSKSVKVGVVCVLVLCVAAIALPAFAQEGSVIEKMGKKLGRGIVNIATGWVELPKNIYDISVEKNNPLMGITYGTLKGLGMTVVRTGAGAYDTVTFLFPVPQDYQPILQPEFVFEEK, via the coding sequence ATGTCAAAAAGCGTTAAGGTCGGGGTGGTTTGCGTGTTGGTATTATGCGTTGCCGCGATAGCTTTGCCTGCGTTTGCGCAGGAAGGCAGCGTGATAGAAAAAATGGGTAAAAAACTTGGGCGAGGTATAGTGAATATCGCGACAGGCTGGGTGGAACTGCCGAAAAATATATATGATATAAGCGTTGAAAAAAATAACCCGCTTATGGGTATTACCTACGGCACGTTAAAAGGCTTAGGCATGACTGTGGTAAGGACAGGCGCTGGTGCGTATGATACCGTGACTTTTCTATTCCCTGTCCCGCAGGATTATCAGCCGATATTGCAGCCTGAATTTGTGTTTGAAGAGAAATAG
- a CDS encoding PilZ domain-containing protein — MGISREVRERRSSNRKTGSDEKRNYIRADVSVPIIIYVKKKNGPEKVNARAWNISASGMMVEAGDNFDTGIKVGIEITTPGSPNPVHCKGRIVWASEGKIGKNGYSYGVEFISIEEDNKNTFLKFLCDLIYKNSQTL; from the coding sequence ATGGGCATATCCAGAGAAGTCAGAGAGCGCAGATCCAGCAACCGCAAAACAGGCTCGGATGAAAAAAGAAATTATATAAGGGCCGATGTTTCCGTACCGATTATTATTTATGTGAAGAAAAAGAACGGCCCTGAAAAGGTGAATGCCAGGGCTTGGAACATTAGCGCCAGCGGTATGATGGTAGAGGCGGGTGATAATTTTGATACCGGTATAAAGGTCGGCATTGAAATTACCACGCCAGGCAGTCCCAACCCGGTGCACTGTAAAGGCAGGATAGTGTGGGCATCGGAAGGCAAGATCGGCAAAAACGGTTATAGCTACGGTGTGGAATTTATTTCCATTGAAGAAGACAACAAGAACACATTCCTGAAGTTTTTATGTGATCTAATATACAAGAACTCGCAAACTTTGTGA
- a CDS encoding anti-sigma factor antagonist (This anti-anti-sigma factor, or anti-sigma factor antagonist, belongs to a family that includes characterized members SpoIIAA, RsbV, RsfA, and RsfB.), whose protein sequence is MKIKINYIKNIAVLTVDGKININSSKLIESVAGLLDKGVSKLIIDMQKVDFVDYNGLSVIAITYKNVLNNNSAMKLCGIAPHIQELFRVVKLDDVFEIYNDINSAVSGFEVATDGIRAKSRPGIQPLRRKFARLDMDIPVTYRLSLPGKCFATTEILTGRIENISGAGLFVRSINLLPPGSEVSVGVKLNNDQEPRYFNGVVMWLADKNLQPWLFPGMGIAFTDISYGIRENILQFIEKNATHRKG, encoded by the coding sequence ATGAAAATTAAAATTAATTATATAAAAAACATAGCGGTTTTGACAGTTGACGGCAAAATCAATATTAATTCGTCAAAGCTTATAGAGAGCGTAGCGGGCCTGCTGGACAAGGGCGTATCTAAGCTCATTATTGATATGCAAAAAGTGGATTTCGTTGATTATAACGGCCTGTCTGTGATAGCCATCACCTATAAGAATGTTCTTAACAATAACAGCGCCATGAAACTATGCGGGATTGCCCCGCACATACAAGAGCTTTTCAGGGTTGTAAAACTTGATGATGTCTTTGAGATATATAACGACATCAATAGCGCTGTATCCGGTTTTGAGGTTGCAACGGATGGCATACGGGCGAAAAGCAGGCCAGGTATCCAGCCGTTGAGAAGGAAATTCGCAAGGCTTGACATGGACATTCCGGTGACATACAGGCTTTCTCTGCCTGGGAAATGCTTTGCGACTACCGAGATACTAACCGGAAGAATAGAAAATATAAGCGGCGCCGGGCTGTTCGTGCGTTCAATAAACCTGCTGCCTCCGGGCAGCGAGGTATCGGTTGGAGTAAAACTGAATAATGATCAGGAACCCAGATACTTTAACGGTGTGGTAATGTGGCTCGCGGACAAAAATCTCCAGCCCTGGCTGTTCCCCGGAATGGGGATAGCTTTTACGGATATATCATACGGTATCAGAG